In Phoenix dactylifera cultivar Barhee BC4 chromosome 11, palm_55x_up_171113_PBpolish2nd_filt_p, whole genome shotgun sequence, the following are encoded in one genomic region:
- the LOC103714616 gene encoding katanin p80 WD40 repeat-containing subunit B1 homolog KTN80.4-like, with protein MAKRGYKLQEFIAHTSDVKCLNIGKKSSRVFVTGGEDRKVNLWAIGKPTPLLSLCGHTSAVESVAFDSAEVLVLAGSSSGTIKLWDLEEAKIVRTLSGHRFNCTSVEFHPFGEFFASGSSDTDLKIWDIRKKGCIHTYKGHTRGIRTIKFTPDGRWVVTGGEDNVVKLWDLTAGKLLHDFKFHKGQIRCIDFHPHEFLLATGSADRTVKFWDLETFELIGSAGPEVTGVRSMIFHPDGRTLFCGLDVTLKVFSWEPIRCHDVVDMGWSTLGDLSVYEGKLLGCSYHESRVGVWVADISLIGPYAVGAVSKTYDLMEPVYSNGEDHSTKLMESNIKSSTTLITGHHDWGGKPKENVLQGIKSTYASNMAPMNSTDIKRNKSTISHSTPQGFDSKSSSKASAVNSTTFRVVKATESPSNTPNRMESGFASRAISSCSTIIGTNNSLTSRKGSMMEANAVMDAQTIANPVSMPVIVPRDGLNQDTPGSSRKVTADTEATTQGSILCKPTQMRKPSFLGGCSESELIASGSGPLSGMSSNLGHLDPKLLSRTAVSHEAAEAGEGNHTRTKSIAENFEKIMSLEQPLQVYSDKHAEAPCSNSETNSVKYVRGVAVPLGKTRSLVERWEKRERFNSGCSATISSSSDPSHRDDNSASLLKSPGKTSERDAMSVDDDFVPDILLQNHDVFINAVKSRLTKLQAVRHFWEQNGIKGAINAVAKLPDHSVQVDLISILKEKIDRFTLELFSCLLPLLVGLSNSRTERHLIISLEMLLELVKIFGPVIHLTMSASSLVGVDLQAEQRLERCSHCFNHLEMIKQLLPSLIRRGGLIARHAQELNLFLLDL; from the exons ATGGCGAAGCGCGGTTACAAGCTCC AGGAATTCATAGCGCATACATCTGATGTCAAATGTTTAAATATTGGAAAGAAATCTAGCAGAGTTTTTGTTACTGGTGGTGAAGATCGCAAGGTGAATCTATGGGCAATTGGCAAACCAACTCCATTACTG AGCCTATGTGGTCACACAAGTGCAGTTGAATCTGTAGCGTTTGATTCAGCGGAGGTCTTGGTTCTTGCAGGATCTTCTAGTGGTACGATTAAGCTTTGGGATTTGGAAGAGGCAAAGA TTGTACGCACTCTTAGCGGGCACAGATTCAATTGTACCTCTGTTGAATTCCATCCATTTGGTGAGTTCTTTGCATCTGGTTCTTCGGACACCGATCTCAAGATCTGGGATATTAGGAAAAAGGGATGCATCCACACCTACAAGGGCCACACGCGTGGAATTCGAACAATCAAATTTACTCCAGATGGGCGGTGGGTTGTTACTGGTGGAGAAGATAATGTAGTGAAG CTATGGGATTTGACTGCAGGGAAACTTCTACATGACTTTAAGTTCCATAAAGGACAAATCCGATGCATAGATTTTCATCCTCATGAGTTTTTACTTGCAACAG GTTCAGCTGATCGAACTGTAAAGTTTTGGGACCTAGAAACATTTGAACTAATAGGGTCTGCAGGGCCAGAG GTTACTGGGGTACGCTCCATGATCTTTCATCCCGATGGACGAACTCTATTTTGTGGGTTGGATGTAACCTtaaag GTTTTCTCCTGGGAGCCTATAAGATGTCATGATGTTGTTGACATGGGGTGGTCTACTTTGGGTGATCTCAGTGTTTATGAAGGAAAACTTTTGGGATGCTCCTATCATGAAAGTCGTGTTGGAGTTTGGGTTGCTGATATATCA CTAATTGGACCATATGCTGTTGGTGCGGTGTCAAAAACATATGATCTTATGGAGCCTGTATATAGTAATGGGGAAGATCATTCTACCAAGCTAATGGAAAGCAACATAAAATCTAGTACTACACTGATTACAGGACATCATGACTGGGGAGGTAAACCAAAAGAAAATGTCCTACAAGGGATCAAGTCTACTTATGCTTCAAACATGGCTCCAATGAATTCAACTGACATCAAAAGGAATAAAAGCACCATAAGCCATAGTACTCCACAAGGATTTGATTCGAAGTCTTCTTCCAAAGCATCTGCTGTGAATTCTACCACATTCAGGGTTGTTAAAGCTACAGAGAGCCCTTCTAATACTCCGAACAGAATGGAATCAGGTTTTGCATCAAGGGCGATCTCGTCATGTTCAACTATAATCGGTACGAATAATTCACTAACCTCGAGGAAAGGCTCCATGATGGAGGCAAACGCAGTGATGGATGCCCAGACAATTGCTAATCCTGTTTCCATGCCTGTCATTGTACCTAGAGACGGTTTAAACCAGGACACTCCTGGTAGCTCTAGAAAAGTAACTGCAGACACTGAAGCAACAACTCAGGGTTCGATACTCTGCAAACCAACTCAGATGCGGAAGCCATCTTTTCTTGGTGGTTGTAGTGAGAGCGAATTGATTGCATCTGGATCTGGGCCTTTGAGTGGCATGAGTAGTAATTTAGGTCATTTGGACCCAAAGTTACTTTCCAGGACAGCGGTGAGCCATGAAGCTGCAGAAGCTGGCGAAGGAAACCATACAAGGACCAAAAGTATTgcagaaaattttgaaaaaataatgtCATTGGAGCAGCCATTACAAGTATACAGTGACAAAC ATGCTGAAGCACCATGCTCGAACAGTGAAACAAATTCAGTCAAATATGTCAGAGGAG TGGCTGTTCCACTTGGAAAGACACGATCTCTAGTTGAAAGatgggaaaaaagagagagatttaaCAGCGGTTGCTCAGCAACAATTAGTTCTTCCTCTGACCCATCCCACAGAGACGACAATTCGGCATCTTTGCTT AAATCACCAGGGAAAACCTCTGAAAGGGATGCGATGTCAGTGGATGATGATTTCGTTCCAGATATACTATTGCAAAACCATGATGTGTTCATTAATGCTGTAAAATCTCGGCTAACAAAGTTACAG GCGGTGAGGCACTTTTGGGAACAAAATGGTATCAAAGGTGCAATCAATGCAGTGGCAAAGTTGCCTGACCATTCT GTTCAGGTTGATCTTATCAGCATTCTCAAGGAGAAAATTGACCGTTTTACTCTTGAACTTTTCTCGTGCTTGCTTCCACTTCTTGTGGGTTTATCGAACAGCAGGACTGAAAG GCACCTTATTATCTCTCTAGAAATGCTATTGGAGCTTGTGAAGATCTTTGGACCAGTTATCCATTTAACAATGTCAGCATCTTCACTAGTAGGGGTTGATCTTCAGGCTGAGCAGAG GTTGGAGCGTTGCAGTCACTGCTTCAACCACTTGGAAATGATAAAACAATTGCTCCCTTCGCTGATTAG AAGAGGGGGGCTGATAGCAAGACATGCCCAGGAATTGAATCTCTTCTTGCTTGACTTATGA